In a single window of the Vitis vinifera cultivar Pinot Noir 40024 chromosome 6, ASM3070453v1 genome:
- the LOC100241609 gene encoding protein GAMETOPHYTE DEFECTIVE 1 — MGFFDLNIPYDGTTAAGDKSSRIKVVVKAMELGYSGVAYNRKIKGVMSDSDSCSIPPLSLSSLLKLAPSLSSSVRFHRSLLGVPLSSPFRQYTRLTVAVDSSPQASALNSGNPVLKSYDLVAVRPLNQNAFDQACQVSEVDLIAIDFSEKLPFRLKLPMVKAAIKRGVYFEITYSNLISDVQSRKQVISNAKLLVDWTRGNNLIFSSAAPSVNELRGPYDVANLSSLLGLSMERAKAAISKNCRSLIANALRKKQFYKEAIRVELIPSSEFDSNEPWSGNGLKWDPISSGEGDLLLDDMAKSFSAAGKVSKTVKAIDFASIVDNMPPHGLQLKDLLSGTKSVLQPVDNIKNSMSVDGKIGAPVPTNGGSEQPDMLKLFPETEQTSSYNTPSKCQISGHEDSKKSFSPNDTSKADIDSEEIKTHTTITEEEPNISNGLVDFSPVRTEIDNLQSEECTAGSEANVVLPDDNLTLCTVLMDIECDAVCNADADGKFEVPTQTRDVNLSVLQNEESRNAKGFDVVLGARSVTVDEVLVDTDMKNEASLSLASNNVLLHDNSSEREFREPVDDSVLLSDGTPSVECYDELKGSNDSSVANHELMDEMIVEAQKQADDSETEYPSINESISGKAKAKQRTPRRAALLFPFKRLVSPVLFKKKAHRKRNKTTIL; from the exons ATGGGATTCTTCGACCTTAACATCCCCTACGATGGGACAACGGCGGCCGGCGACAAGAGCAGTCGGATAAAGGTGGTGGTGAAGGCCATGGAGCTAGGGTACAGCGGAGTTGCCTACAACCGCAAGATCAAGGGCGTGATGTCGGACTCAGACTCCTGCTCAATAcccccactctctctctcttctctcctcAAACTGGCCCCATCTCTCTCCTCCTCCGTTCGCTTCCACCGCAGCCTTCTCGGCGTTCCTCTCTCCTCTCCCTTCCGTCAGTACACGCGCCTCACTGTCGCCGTTGACTCCTCCCCTCAGGCCTCCGCTCTCAACTCTGGCAACCCCGTTCTCAAGTCCTACGATTTGGTCGCTGTTCGGCCTTTGAACCAGAACGCCTTCGATCAGGCCTGTCAGGTTTCTGAG GTAGATTTAATCGCGATTGATTTCTCGGAGAAGCTGCCGTTCCGATTGAAGCTTCCCATGGTTAAAGCTGCAATTAAG CGCGGGGTGTATTTTGAAATCACATACTCTAATCTTATATCCGATGTTCAATCCAGGAAACAAGTGATATCGAATGCCAAG TTGTTGGTGGATTGGACTCGAGGAAACAATCTCATCTTCTCAAGTGCTGCCCCTTCTGTAAATGAGCTTAGAGGGCCATATGATGTTGCAAATTTATCTTCTTTGCTTGGTCTCTCCATGGAACGTGCTAAAGCAgctatttctaaaaattgtag ATCTCTTATAGCTAATGCTTTAAGGAAAAAGCAATTTTACAAGGAGGCCATCAGAGTTGAATTAATACCATCCAGTGAATTTGACTCCAATGAACCTTGGTCTGGCAATGGGCTTAAATGGGACCCCATCTCTAGTGGTGAAGGTGATCTGCTCTTAGATGATATGGCAAAATCTTTCTCTGCTGCTGGTAAAGTATCCAAGACTGTGAAAGCCATTGATTTTGCTTCAATTGTGGACAACATGCCACCGCATGGGTTGCAACTAAAGGATTTGTTATCAGGAACAAAGTCTGTGTTGCAGCCAGTGGATAATATTAAAAACTCTATGTCTGTTGATGGGAAAATTGGGGCACCAGTTCCAACTAATGGAGGATCAGAACAACCAGACATGCTTAAACTTTTTCCTGAAACAGAACAGACATCATCATATAATACCCCATCAAAATGTCAAATATCTGGTCATGAAGattctaaaaaatcattttcgcCTAATGATACTTCAAAAGCTGATATTGATTCTGAAGAAATTAAAACACATACTACCATCACTGAGGAAGAACCTAATATTTCAAATGGCCTTGTAGATTTTTCCCCAGTTAGAACAGAAATAGATAATTTGCAATCAGAAGAGTGCACAGCTGGTTCTGAAGCAAATGTTGTGTTACCAGATGATAATTTAACATTGTGCACTGTGTTAATGGACATTGAGTGTGATGCTGTGTGTAATGCTGATGCTGATGGTAAATTTGAAGTCCCCACCCAAACCAGGGATGTGAATCTTTCTGTTTTACAGAATGAAGAATCTAGGAATGCAAAAGGTTTTGATGTGGTTTTGGGGGCACGAAGTGTCACAGTGGATGAAGTTTTAGTTGACACTGATATGAAAAATGAAGCAAGTTTATCTTTGGCCTCAAACAATGTGCTTTTGCATGACAATTCCTCAGAAAGAGAATTTAGGGAACCTGTAGATGATTCAGTTTTACTTTCTGATGGAACTCCCTCTGTGGAGTGCTATGATGAGCTGAAAGGCAGCAATGATTCTTCAGTTGCAAATCATGAGCTAATGGACGAAATGATTGTGGAAGCGCAAAAACAAGCTGATGATTCTGAAACTGAGTATCCTTCTATCAATGAATCTATATCAG GTAAAGCCAAAGCAAAACAGAGGACACCGCGTAGGGCTGCACTTCTGTTTCCTTTCAAGCGCTTGGTGAGTCCAGTTCTTTTCAAGAAGAAAGCTCACCGAAAAAGAAACAAGACTACGATATTATAG